AACACTGGCAGGCTTTCTCTTTGGGCCTAGGaatctgtctcttcctctcctttctcccaaGATCCTCAGGTTTAAAAGGAAATGCCTACCAGATAGAACAGCAGTTTTAGAACAAGGGCAGAAAATGGACTTACTCATTTAGAGACTCATTCTGGAAGCTTCAGTGTGTTCTTAAATGATTGCCATTTGTGGAAGTGGTGGCAAGAGGCCTGCAGGGGCCGGTGGTCGGCCAGAGCAGCTGTGCAGAAGGCCAAGCCTATGGGTCTTGTCAGTCTGTGGCGGGAGTCTCAACCCTGAGCCTGCACCAGAATCCCCTTTGGGGCTTGGGAAAACATGGCTTCAAGACCACCACCCCCCcaatttctgattcagtggatTGGGGTTTTGGCCTGAGAATCTGCTTTTCTAAGTAGTACCCGAGGAGGGGGCTGCCGCTGGTCTAGGGGACTGCATTTTAAGAACCTGTGTCTTGCGGCATCTGGGCGGTACAGACCTGCGTTAACAGTGATCCTTCTGCTTCAGGGGGTGAATCTCTACATTAAGAACTTGGATGACACCATTGATGATGAGAAGCTAAGGAAAGAGTTTTCTCCTTTTGGATCAATCACCAGTGCAAAGGTATTTTATTCTGAGATCTGGGATCAAAAGTAGAAATGACCATTTTTTAGAGGTTTATTGGCATTTGTTTCATTGAAGGAGTAGAATCTAAATTGTGTTCATTTTGGAGAATAGATACTATGTTTATCTGGCAAATTCCTCCCGGCCTTCATTACACATCCAGGCATGTGCTCCAGTTAGGTGAACACTGCGCTGTCCCCCAGGCATGGAGGTGTAGGGTGAATCTGAgcagcccctcctgcccacccctaAGCACCTGAATCTTTCCCATTCTTTGCTGCTCTGTGCTGGTGTGGGGACAGACGGTGCAACAGTACAAGCAGAGGAAATCCAGACAGgttgttttccatttgtcttgGGGCCTGTCTCTACGACTCTGCCACACCTTGTCGTGGACAAAGGTACTCTGAGGACTTGGGAGCCAGGGTTAAGAACTTCCATCCTGGCCTTAGGAAACAAAAGGCAAGGAAAGGGAGTGGAAAGATGGCTCTTGCACGTTTTGCAATGTGCATTATTTGCTTGGTTTTCTCTGATGATCCTATCAACTGATGCAGCAGGGTGAGCTTGGCTGAATCCCCTTCTAAAGATAAGGAATTGAAGTCCTTGAGCTTGAGAACACTGGTTACATGAGGATTATCGGCCGCATGGCCTTGGTCCGTGGGGGATGTGTTGGGAAGTGATGGTGTGTGGAAGTCTGGGGTCCTAGCCCGATGCAGACACTGTTGCTGTTCCCTAGAGCTATAGCACATGTCAGAGTCTTGCCATGGACGAGAATGGAGGCCGAGTGGGCTGGTTAAGACTTGGTGACCATGCGTTGGCCCGAACCTTAAGTCCTACACAACCTGAGAATGTCACAAAAGGCGCATTAGTTGTAGCAGGAAGTTGATCAGAGGCCACCCTATCGGAGTTCCTTGTTTCCTCGCCCCTCGCTTCCCTCTTATCACCTCCTTGACTGGCTTTCATCAGTGTGAGGAATGATGCTCTCCTTGCTTATCAGCACAATGTTCGGGTTGGCATTTGTAGGAAGAGAACAAAAGAGCTGTGTCTTTAAGTTTCCCAGGCCCCATGTTCAAGATGAGGGTGCTGTGTTTTCATACATACTTTGGCCCACCTCATTGGTAGAGAGCTGTTGCGTTGATACACATCCTTCCATGTAAGGAAGCTGTCGAGGCACCAAGCTAGACACAAAATGGGGCCAAGCACACAATGTCCTGTTGCTACCAATGTTTCCGAGGAGATAGGCCAGGGGAAAGCCACAAAGTCACcttttcagataaggaaaagaaCTATCTAAATGACAAGCTGTATGTGGGAACCTGTGGCTTTGTGGCAATTTGCCTTAGAGGATACCATGGGctttgaggctcagagagggcaagtgTTTATTAAGATCATACAGcataggggcgcctaggtggctctgttgattaagcatcttgattttggctcaggtcatgatttcagggtcttgagatcaagccttatgtgtgggctctgagctgagtgtagagcctgcttttaagattctctccctctccctctgcccaccgcCCCCATAACTGTGCCCATACCCACTCCCATGTGCGCATggactcaaattttttttttgaaaaaagatcaCACAACTCAGGAATTGGCTGAACTGGGCCTAGAATCCAGCTGTCTCTCCTAGCTGGTCCTCTTTCTGCTGTTAATTCCCATCGAATTAATGGTGGCAGTCATTGGTTTTGTAACTCCTGCTACCCACGTGTGGTATTTCAAAAGCATGTCCTAACTCTGCTAAGAGATGGTAAAAGTTTTGTACACCAAGATCTTGGTTCAGATGAGATCTACAGGTAAACAGCTGAACACTGCTCAGATCTCTGGTGGGTACCAGGAAACAGCTTTTGGGTTCCGGGTTTACCCATTAGCCATATCATAGTGTTTAGAAACTTGAGATCACCTGGGGATCTAACAAAGAAAGTGCCTAGGCCCTGTCCTTAGAAGTTGTGACTTACTTGGTCTGGAGTACCCTTGCGCTAGACTTTGGAACTATTGCGGCAGAAACCAGGTTTTTTGGCTCTTAATAGCTGTCCCCTAACATAGAACATCTTTTCCTTAAGTAGCCGGTCCCTTTGTAGGTAATGTTGGAGGATGGGAGAAGCAAAGGGTTTGGCTTTGTCTGCTTCTCATCTCCTGAAGAGGCGACCAAAGCAGTCACTGAGATGAATGGACGCATCGTGGGCTCCAAGCCACTGTATGTCGCCCTGgcgcagaggaaggaagagagaaaagctcATCTGACCAACCAGTATATGCAGCGGGTGGCTGGAATGAGAGCACTCCCTGCCAATGCCATCTTAAATCAGTTCCAGCCTGCAGCTGGTGGTTACTTTGTGCCAGCAGTTCCACAGGTGGGTCTGCTTGTGCTCAGGGATCTTTGGAACCTGCCCCCTGACGGCTGTTCCTGTAGCctgtggtgggtgggggtgggggtgggggggttggatCTTGGAGTTCAGATTGTCAGAGGACCCATGAAAATGAAGATCTATTCATTCCCTCTCACTTACTTGCAGGCAGTAGTGAGTTAGAATGAAAGAATCCCCAGTAACCTGTCTTCCCTCCCTGGGGCCTTTGAGGATTGAGAGAGCTTCTGCTCAAATAATTAGCCTCAGGCCTGGCAGTGAGATGAGATGAGCTACTTCTCTCCTGTGACATAAGGTCCTTCAAATAAAAGGGCCTGGATGCTCTTTCCTGCAGGCTCAGGGAAGACCTCCATACTACACCCCTAACCAGTTAGCACAGATGAGGCCAAATCCACGCTGGCAGCAAGGTGGGAGACCTCAAGGTAGGTGGTGGGGAAATTGATTTGATCACCCCGGATATGCCTGTCctggtctccccaccccctctgagGCGCAGCGGAGGCTCCAGTCCCCATGCTTCATAGGTGATGCACAATTTTTGTCTTCACCAGGCTTCCAAGGAATGCCAAGTGCTATACGCCAGTCTGGGCCTCGTCCAGCTCTTCGCCATCTGGCTCCAACTGGTAATGCTCCGGCCTCTCGTGGCCTCCCTACTACTGCTCAGAGAGTCGGTGAGCAAACTGGCCTTGAGGAGTgcggcctggggaggagggagtcaGGTTGGCTAGGCTCTGCCCAGGGTTGGTCAGTTTGTTGGGCTCATGTTCCAGTTCTGGTTCCATAATCTTGGCCGTGTGCTCTGGTTGGCACTTGAGCAGAGAAACAACGGGAGTTCTAGGAGTGTCGGTGACTTAAGATTTTTTGCTCATTGGACTCACGTGAAAAGAGGTTAATTATAGAAGCTTGTTAGCTGGATGACTACGGAGGCAGCCTCTTCTTTTGGGCGGGGTTGGGAGATGGAAGGAAACTGTTCTTCACAGAATATGTCCTGTATTCCAAGAGGCGGAAAGAgttgtgtgctctctcttggCTGCTCCTTGAAAGGAGCGGCAGCGGCCCTGTGTGCGATGTGTTGTGTGAATATGCTTTGGAAGTGCTCCTTCCGTGGGACGTGGCCAGTTGGACATCTGCGCCGACACTGATGTGCATTTGCTGGTCTGTTGTAGGGTCTGAGTGCCCGGACCGCTTGGCTATGGACTTTGGTGGGGCTGGCGCCGCCCAGCAAGGGCTGACTGACGGCTGCCAGTCTGGAGGTGGTATTGGATGCACACGGAATGGGGAAAGATGGGATTGACGGGCCTTTGCCCAGACTGATGagctttaattttgtttgttcttctccgaagGTGTGCCCACAGCCGTGCAGACCTTAGCACCTCGTGCTGCTGTCGCCGCTGCTGCCCCTCGGGCTGTCGCACCTTACAAATATGCCTCCAGTGTCCGCAGCCCTCACCCCGCCATCCAGCCTTTGCAGGTGAGGCCTGCCAAAAAGAATGCTAAAAGGATTTCCCGTGTTTGCTCTTGGTTGAAAAGATGCCTTGCTTTGATTCCTCCAACAGGTATAAATGTCTGCTCCGTGTCAGGGTGCTGTGTTTTCTGGGATGACACTGCCTTTGAGGGGCTCTCTGTACTGGGAGAGAAAGGGCTGGAAAGTATTCTTCTCTTGTAATAGTCCACTCAGGAATGCCCCGGCAGAAACAGCTGGTgtttctgccctcttttttttttttttttttttttttttaaaaacaacctgTGTGTGCTTGCTTAGCTTGTTGAGCTTCTTACGTCCACTGCCAAGTTGATCCTTAGCTGCTCGGCAAGATTGGGACATGAAGGCAGGAAACAGCTTCGTGTGACATGTGAGAAGTTCAGCTTCAGAGATCGTGGGTCGGGGTCGGGGGactggccccagagcccagcagtAATTTGCTTAAAGGAGCCACACTGACTTGTGGCCTCTGAGCTTGCTTGCTCCTGCTTCACACTCTAAGTAAGAGATGCCTCAGAACATTGCTCTTGTGAAGTCATTTGTACTTTCAGAGCCTTACTTGTAATTTTAGGGCTGCGACTGGCCTTGGCCATGCATGTTGACAGTCCTCAAGCATTTGATAGAATAAAAACACTGGGTACAAATTTGATGATTGCTGAGCCTTGTAGGtttattttcttactcattttcctttctctcctaatAGCAtgctgtttttattgtatttggtTTTGTGTTCATGCCTGTACCACTCTTGCCCATGTAGCACCCTCATCCCCCAAGCTTACAGTTAGTTCCTTGGCAGCAAGGACAGCCACCTTCATCTCTGTCACATTAGTAGGCTTTCACATTGCCCAGACGGAGGACCATCAAGTATCCTTTCCTTGTTGCTAACCTGCTGCCTCTCCTGGTTCCTAGGCCCCCCAGCCTGCCGTCCATGTACAGGGGCAGGAGCCCCTGACCGCCTCCATGCTGGCTGCAGCACCCCCCCAGGAGCAGAAGCAGATGCTGGGTGAGTGACCACGTATTTGCAGAAGAGGAGGCCAGAGCCTGGTGTTGACCTGAACACCAGCACCCATTCCGCACTGGGATTCAACCAGTTTTCAATTAAACATCTTCCCCTAGGAGAACGTTTGTTCCCACTCATCCAAACCATGCATTCAAACCTGGCTGGAAAAATCACAGGCATGCTGCTGGAGATTGACAACTCTGAGCTGCTGCACATGCTGGAGTCCCCCGAGTCTCTCCGCTCCAAGGTGAGCTGGCCCTGAGATGCTGCAGCTTTTGCTTGCTCCACCTGGGACGACAAGGGGTGGCCTCAGCACTGGGTGTGGCGGAGAGAGGATCGGCCATCTCCTGACCGTCTCCTCACCTGTGATGTGAGGGCTACTGTAGGGTGGAAATTAGAAAAAGCAAGCGGGCTGCACCAGGAGACACCACTGCTGGGCCCGGGCACCTGGGAGGGGCCGAGGACCTCTTGTCCAATGTCACTAACCACCTGGAGATTCCTCACAGGTGGATGAAGCTGTGGCGGTTC
This region of Vulpes lagopus strain Blue_001 chromosome 23, ASM1834538v1, whole genome shotgun sequence genomic DNA includes:
- the PABPC4 gene encoding polyadenylate-binding protein 4 isoform X5, which gives rise to MNAAASSYPMASLYVGDLHSDVTEAMLYEKFSPAGPVLSIRVCRDMITRRSLGYAYVNFQQPADAERALDTMNFDVIKGKPIRIMWSQRDPSLRKSGVGNVFIKNLDKSIDNKALYDTFSAFGNILSCKVVCDENGSKGYAFVHFETQEAADKAIEKMNGMLLNDRKVFVGRFKSRKEREAELGAKAKEFTNVYIKNFGEEVDDESLKELFSQFGKTLSVKVMRDPSGKSKGFGFVSYEKHEDANKAVEEMNGKEISGKVIFVGRAQKKVERQAELKRKFEQLKQERISRYQGVNLYIKNLDDTIDDEKLRKEFSPFGSITSAKVMLEDGRSKGFGFVCFSSPEEATKAVTEMNGRIVGSKPLYVALAQRKEERKAHLTNQYMQRVAGMRALPANAILNQFQPAAGGYFVPAVPQAQGRPPYYTPNQLAQMRPNPRWQQGGRPQGFQGMPSAIRQSGPRPALRHLAPTGNAPASRGLPTTAQRVGVPTAVQTLAPRAAVAAAAPRAVAPYKYASSVRSPHPAIQPLQAPQPAVHVQGQEPLTASMLAAAPPQEQKQMLGERLFPLIQTMHSNLAGKITGMLLEIDNSELLHMLESPESLRSKVDEAVAVLQAHHAKKEAAQKVGAVAAATS
- the PABPC4 gene encoding polyadenylate-binding protein 4 isoform X2, whose translation is MNAAASSYPMASLYVGDLHSDVTEAMLYEKFSPAGPVLSIRVCRDMITRRSLGYAYVNFQQPADAERALDTMNFDVIKGKPIRIMWSQRDPSLRKSGVGNVFIKNLDKSIDNKALYDTFSAFGNILSCKVVCDENGSKGYAFVHFETQEAADKAIEKMNGMLLNDRKVFVGRFKSRKEREAELGAKAKEFTNVYIKNFGEEVDDESLKELFSQFGKTLSVKVMRDPSGKSKGFGFVSYEKHEDANKAVEEMNGKEISGKVIFVGRAQKKVERQAELKRKFEQLKQERISRYQGVNLYIKNLDDTIDDEKLRKEFSPFGSITSAKVMLEDGRSKGFGFVCFSSPEEATKAVTEMNGRIVGSKPLYVALAQRKEERKAHLTNQYMQRVAGMRALPANAILNQFQPAAGGYFVPAVPQAQGRPPYYTPNQLAQMRPNPRWQQGGRPQGFQGMPSAIRQSGPRPALRHLAPTGNAPASRGLPTTAQRVGSECPDRLAMDFGGAGAAQQGLTDGCQSGGVPTAVQTLAPRAAVAAAAPRAVAPYKYASSVRSPHPAIQPLQAPQPAVHVQGQEPLTASMLAAAPPQEQKQMLGERLFPLIQTMHSNLAGKITGMLLEIDNSELLHMLESPESLRSKVDEAVAVLQAHHAKKEAAQKDSKAK
- the PABPC4 gene encoding polyadenylate-binding protein 4 isoform X1, with amino-acid sequence MNAAASSYPMASLYVGDLHSDVTEAMLYEKFSPAGPVLSIRVCRDMITRRSLGYAYVNFQQPADAERALDTMNFDVIKGKPIRIMWSQRDPSLRKSGVGNVFIKNLDKSIDNKALYDTFSAFGNILSCKVVCDENGSKGYAFVHFETQEAADKAIEKMNGMLLNDRKVFVGRFKSRKEREAELGAKAKEFTNVYIKNFGEEVDDESLKELFSQFGKTLSVKVMRDPSGKSKGFGFVSYEKHEDANKAVEEMNGKEISGKVIFVGRAQKKVERQAELKRKFEQLKQERISRYQGVNLYIKNLDDTIDDEKLRKEFSPFGSITSAKVMLEDGRSKGFGFVCFSSPEEATKAVTEMNGRIVGSKPLYVALAQRKEERKAHLTNQYMQRVAGMRALPANAILNQFQPAAGGYFVPAVPQAQGRPPYYTPNQLAQMRPNPRWQQGGRPQGFQGMPSAIRQSGPRPALRHLAPTGNAPASRGLPTTAQRVGSECPDRLAMDFGGAGAAQQGLTDGCQSGGVPTAVQTLAPRAAVAAAAPRAVAPYKYASSVRSPHPAIQPLQAPQPAVHVQGQEPLTASMLAAAPPQEQKQMLGERLFPLIQTMHSNLAGKITGMLLEIDNSELLHMLESPESLRSKVDEAVAVLQAHHAKKEAAQKVGAVAAATS
- the PABPC4 gene encoding polyadenylate-binding protein 4 isoform X3, with the translated sequence MNAAASSYPMASLYVGDLHSDVTEAMLYEKFSPAGPVLSIRVCRDMITRRSLGYAYVNFQQPADAERALDTMNFDVIKGKPIRIMWSQRDPSLRKSGVGNVFIKNLDKSIDNKALYDTFSAFGNILSCKVVCDENGSKGYAFVHFETQEAADKAIEKMNGMLLNDRKVFVGRFKSRKEREAELGAKAKEFTNVYIKNFGEEVDDESLKELFSQFGKTLSVKVMRDPSGKSKGFGFVSYEKHEDANKAVEEMNGKEISGKVIFVGRAQKKVERQAELKRKFEQLKQERISRYQGVNLYIKNLDDTIDDEKLRKEFSPFGSITSAKVMLEDGRSKGFGFVCFSSPEEATKAVTEMNGRIVGSKPLYVALAQRKEERKAHLTNQYMQRVAGMRALPANAILNQFQPAAGGYFVPAVPQAQGRPPYYTPNQLAQMRPNPRWQQGFQGMPSAIRQSGPRPALRHLAPTGNAPASRGLPTTAQRVGSECPDRLAMDFGGAGAAQQGLTDGCQSGGVPTAVQTLAPRAAVAAAAPRAVAPYKYASSVRSPHPAIQPLQAPQPAVHVQGQEPLTASMLAAAPPQEQKQMLGERLFPLIQTMHSNLAGKITGMLLEIDNSELLHMLESPESLRSKVDEAVAVLQAHHAKKEAAQKVGAVAAATS
- the PABPC4 gene encoding polyadenylate-binding protein 4 isoform X4; translated protein: MNAAASSYPMASLYVGDLHSDVTEAMLYEKFSPAGPVLSIRVCRDMITRRSLGYAYVNFQQPADAERALDTMNFDVIKGKPIRIMWSQRDPSLRKSGVGNVFIKNLDKSIDNKALYDTFSAFGNILSCKVVCDENGSKGYAFVHFETQEAADKAIEKMNGMLLNDRKVFVGRFKSRKEREAELGAKAKEFTNVYIKNFGEEVDDESLKELFSQFGKTLSVKVMRDPSGKSKGFGFVSYEKHEDANKAVEEMNGKEISGKVIFVGRAQKKVERQAELKRKFEQLKQERISRYQGVNLYIKNLDDTIDDEKLRKEFSPFGSITSAKVMLEDGRSKGFGFVCFSSPEEATKAVTEMNGRIVGSKPLYVALAQRKEERKAHLTNQYMQRVAGMRALPANAILNQFQPAAGGYFVPAVPQAQGRPPYYTPNQLAQMRPNPRWQQGGRPQGFQGMPSAIRQSGPRPALRHLAPTGSECPDRLAMDFGGAGAAQQGLTDGCQSGGVPTAVQTLAPRAAVAAAAPRAVAPYKYASSVRSPHPAIQPLQAPQPAVHVQGQEPLTASMLAAAPPQEQKQMLGERLFPLIQTMHSNLAGKITGMLLEIDNSELLHMLESPESLRSKVDEAVAVLQAHHAKKEAAQKVGAVAAATS